One genomic region from Listeria monocytogenes encodes:
- a CDS encoding mechanosensitive ion channel family protein: protein MNLLKKWFSSIDWDQFWNHIISVGIKIAILIALYFIFRVIGNKIIRSFFRKYRQQQAVSVGRADTLESLISNFYGYVLFFTFAILLLQNFMDVTAIIASAGVASLAIAFGAQGLVSDVVTGFFILLERQLDVGDTITIGLVNGTVEALGLRTTQVRDFDGTLHFIPNRQIMVVSNHSRGNMRVMVDIQISPHEDPEKAIKIIGEVCDVAAKENKNIVEPPVVLGVQNIDATNMIIRVVGKAVNGEQYSVQRDLLKDIREALAENKIELPLNFVSTFGPNNN, encoded by the coding sequence ATGAATTTACTCAAAAAGTGGTTCAGTTCTATTGACTGGGACCAATTTTGGAATCATATTATTTCTGTCGGAATAAAAATTGCCATTTTAATTGCTCTTTATTTTATTTTCCGTGTGATTGGTAATAAAATTATTCGTAGTTTCTTCCGCAAATATCGGCAACAACAAGCAGTTTCTGTTGGGCGCGCGGACACGTTAGAAAGCTTAATTTCTAATTTTTATGGATATGTTTTATTCTTCACTTTTGCGATTTTATTATTACAGAACTTTATGGATGTTACGGCAATTATTGCAAGTGCTGGGGTGGCCAGTTTGGCAATTGCCTTTGGTGCGCAAGGTCTTGTTAGTGACGTTGTAACTGGATTTTTTATTCTTCTTGAACGCCAACTCGATGTTGGTGATACGATTACTATTGGACTAGTTAATGGAACAGTGGAAGCACTTGGACTTAGAACAACACAGGTACGTGATTTTGATGGCACGCTTCATTTCATTCCTAACAGACAAATTATGGTCGTTAGTAATCATTCGCGCGGTAATATGCGTGTGATGGTGGACATTCAAATTAGTCCACATGAAGATCCAGAAAAAGCAATTAAAATTATTGGTGAGGTTTGTGACGTAGCTGCAAAAGAGAATAAAAATATCGTTGAGCCCCCTGTTGTATTAGGCGTGCAAAACATAGACGCAACAAATATGATTATCCGCGTAGTCGGTAAAGCAGTGAACGGCGAGCAGTATTCTGTTCAACGTGACTTACTCAAAGATATTCGCGAGGCACTCGCAGAAAACAAGATTGAACTACCACTCAATTTTGTTAGCACATTCGGACCAAATAATAATTAA
- a CDS encoding quaternary amine ABC transporter ATP-binding protein: MSKIKVEELTKIFGKKASKASSLLSQGKSKTDILKETGATIGVNKASFSVEEGEIFVIMGLSGSGKSTLVRLLNRLIEPTSGKIWLDGKELSSLNKKELLEVRRKSMSMVFQNFGLFPNRTINRNVEYGLEIQGMDKEEREKNAAESLALVGLAGYGDQYPSQLSGGMQQRVGLARALANNPDILLMDEAFSALDPLNRKDMQDQLLDLQDKMKKTIIFITHDLDEALRIGDHIMIMRDGSVVQTGSPEEILAHPANEYVEKFIEDVDRSKVYTASNVMIRPEIVNFEKDGPRVALKRMREAGTSSVFVVKRNRELVGIVHAAEVSKLVKENITSLETALHRDVPTTGLDTPLAEIMDTISTTTIPIAVTEDGKLKGIIIRGSVLAALSGNEVNVNA; encoded by the coding sequence TTGAGTAAGATTAAAGTAGAAGAGCTAACGAAGATTTTCGGAAAAAAGGCTTCCAAAGCATCTTCTTTACTTTCTCAGGGAAAATCGAAAACAGATATTTTGAAAGAAACAGGCGCGACAATTGGTGTTAATAAAGCATCTTTTAGCGTAGAAGAAGGCGAAATTTTCGTTATAATGGGGCTTTCTGGTAGTGGGAAGTCGACTTTGGTACGACTTTTGAACCGTCTAATTGAGCCTACGAGCGGAAAAATTTGGCTTGACGGAAAAGAACTATCTAGTCTAAATAAAAAAGAACTTTTGGAAGTTAGAAGAAAAAGCATGAGTATGGTCTTCCAAAACTTTGGTTTATTCCCGAACAGAACGATTAACCGTAACGTTGAATATGGTCTTGAAATTCAAGGTATGGACAAAGAAGAACGCGAGAAAAATGCAGCAGAATCATTGGCATTAGTTGGTTTAGCTGGTTACGGCGATCAATATCCTTCACAACTTTCTGGTGGGATGCAGCAACGTGTAGGTCTGGCGCGAGCACTTGCGAACAATCCGGACATTTTACTGATGGATGAAGCTTTCTCCGCACTTGACCCGCTGAACCGAAAAGATATGCAAGATCAATTGCTCGATTTACAAGATAAAATGAAAAAAACGATTATCTTTATTACCCATGATTTGGATGAGGCGCTTCGTATTGGCGACCACATTATGATTATGCGTGATGGTTCCGTTGTTCAAACTGGTTCTCCGGAAGAAATTCTGGCACATCCGGCAAATGAATATGTTGAAAAATTCATTGAAGATGTAGACCGTTCCAAAGTCTATACAGCGAGCAACGTAATGATTCGTCCAGAAATCGTTAATTTTGAAAAAGACGGTCCTCGTGTTGCGCTTAAACGGATGCGTGAAGCTGGAACTTCCAGTGTATTCGTTGTTAAACGTAATCGTGAGTTAGTCGGAATCGTCCATGCAGCAGAAGTATCTAAACTTGTAAAAGAAAATATTACTTCACTAGAAACTGCTTTGCACCGCGATGTGCCCACAACTGGGCTAGATACGCCTCTTGCAGAAATCATGGATACTATCTCGACTACAACGATTCCGATTGCTGTAACAGAAGATGGAAAATTAAAAGGAATTATTATTCGCGGATCCGTTCTGGCCGCACTTTCTGGAAACGAGGTGAACGTTAATGCCTAA
- a CDS encoding ABC transporter permease encodes MPNIPTIPLASWIDKLVDGLTQFEGFFNVITNIIGGIVDAFQWVFDLVPPWLFIILLVFGTFWVNRKGKKWGLIIFEVVGLLLIWNLDFWRDMTQTLTLVLTSSLIALVIGVPLGIWMAKSNIVESIFKPVLDFMQTMPAFVYLIPAVAFFGIGMVPGVVASVIFAMPPTVRMTNLGIRQVSTELVEAADSFGSTPWQKLWKVQLPMAKSTMMAGINQSIMLALSMVVIASMIGAMGLGTRVYFAVGRNDAGGGFVAGIAIVIVAIILDRLTQAFNKKAKSE; translated from the coding sequence ATGCCTAATATTCCAACGATTCCATTAGCTAGTTGGATTGACAAATTAGTTGATGGCTTAACGCAATTTGAAGGATTTTTTAATGTAATTACGAATATCATTGGCGGGATTGTTGACGCATTCCAATGGGTGTTCGATTTAGTTCCACCATGGTTATTTATTATTTTACTTGTATTTGGCACATTTTGGGTGAACCGTAAAGGCAAAAAATGGGGTTTAATTATCTTTGAAGTTGTCGGTTTACTTTTAATTTGGAACTTGGACTTCTGGCGCGACATGACACAAACATTAACGCTCGTCCTGACAAGTAGTTTAATTGCACTTGTTATTGGTGTTCCACTTGGTATTTGGATGGCGAAAAGCAATATTGTTGAAAGTATCTTCAAACCGGTACTCGATTTTATGCAAACTATGCCAGCCTTCGTTTACTTAATTCCTGCCGTAGCATTTTTCGGAATTGGAATGGTTCCAGGGGTTGTGGCTTCTGTTATTTTTGCAATGCCTCCAACTGTTCGTATGACTAATCTAGGTATTCGCCAAGTTTCAACAGAGCTTGTAGAAGCAGCCGATTCGTTCGGTTCAACACCTTGGCAAAAACTTTGGAAAGTACAGCTACCAATGGCGAAATCAACCATGATGGCGGGTATTAATCAAAGTATTATGTTAGCACTTTCCATGGTCGTAATTGCTTCAATGATCGGTGCAATGGGACTTGGAACACGTGTTTACTTCGCAGTAGGACGTAACGACGCTGGTGGCGGATTTGTAGCTGGGATTGCGATTGTTATCGTAGCAATCATCCTAGACCGTCTGACACAAGCTTTCAATAAAAAAGCGAAATCAGAATAA
- a CDS encoding glycine betaine ABC transporter substrate-binding protein: MLKKLITTAVLAMLIFTLAACGTTLAPYDAKKDLGEQINYTITGIDAGAGIMLATQNAIKDYHLDDDNWQLQTSSTAAMTSTLQKAMKDKRPIVVTGWTPHWMFTKFDLKFLDDPKNVYGNAENIHTIVRKGLKEDKPSAYQVLDNFFWTAEDMSEVMLEVNDGVDPEEAAKKWNKNNPDKVAKWTDGVEKVDGDEIKLTYVAWDSEIASTNVVAEALKQVGYKPTIQAMEIQPMWASVATDAADGMVAAWLPNTSGIYYKDYKGKFEDLGPNLKGAKIGLAVPKYMTNINSIEDLKTSK; encoded by the coding sequence TTGCTAAAAAAATTAATCACCACCGCAGTTTTGGCTATGCTTATTTTCACTTTAGCAGCCTGCGGGACAACCCTTGCTCCTTATGACGCGAAAAAAGATTTAGGCGAACAAATCAATTACACAATCACAGGAATTGATGCTGGAGCAGGAATTATGCTTGCAACACAAAATGCGATTAAAGATTACCATTTAGATGATGATAATTGGCAATTACAAACAAGTTCTACCGCGGCTATGACAAGTACACTTCAAAAAGCGATGAAAGATAAGCGCCCGATTGTCGTGACTGGTTGGACCCCGCACTGGATGTTTACAAAATTTGATTTGAAATTTTTGGACGATCCCAAAAATGTATATGGTAATGCAGAAAACATTCACACGATTGTACGTAAAGGCTTAAAAGAAGATAAACCTTCCGCGTACCAAGTGTTAGATAATTTCTTCTGGACTGCGGAAGATATGTCTGAAGTAATGCTGGAAGTTAATGACGGCGTAGACCCTGAAGAAGCTGCTAAAAAATGGAATAAAAACAATCCAGATAAAGTAGCAAAATGGACCGACGGAGTGGAAAAAGTTGATGGCGATGAAATCAAGTTAACTTATGTTGCTTGGGATTCTGAAATTGCCTCTACAAACGTTGTCGCAGAAGCCTTAAAACAAGTTGGCTATAAACCAACCATCCAAGCAATGGAAATCCAACCAATGTGGGCGTCCGTTGCAACGGATGCAGCTGATGGGATGGTTGCTGCGTGGCTTCCAAATACTTCCGGAATTTACTATAAAGATTACAAAGGAAAATTTGAAGATTTAGGACCAAACTTAAAAGGTGCTAAAATTGGTCTAGCAGTACCAAAATACATGACAAACATTAATTCCATTGAAGATTTAAAAACAAGCAAATAA
- a CDS encoding PTS sugar transporter subunit IIA, which produces MFKKFLKKSKQEVLFAHVTGQVIALEDVPDPVFNQKMMGEGIAIKPETGTIVAPIDGKIIQLAETKHAFGIRTDMGQEILVHIGLETVSLNGEGFNVLVSVGDKVKVGDPIVEADFDFIEKNAASTVVPMVITNSSEGKYDFDFHAVTKAEAGKTEVITTNLK; this is translated from the coding sequence ATGTTTAAAAAATTCTTAAAAAAATCGAAACAAGAAGTACTATTCGCTCACGTAACTGGGCAAGTTATTGCATTAGAAGATGTTCCAGATCCAGTTTTTAATCAAAAAATGATGGGAGAAGGCATTGCAATCAAACCAGAAACTGGCACCATTGTCGCTCCAATAGACGGGAAAATTATTCAACTGGCAGAAACAAAACATGCTTTTGGTATTCGTACAGATATGGGACAAGAAATTCTTGTACATATTGGCTTAGAAACCGTATCCTTAAATGGAGAAGGGTTCAACGTTTTAGTCAGTGTAGGAGATAAAGTAAAAGTAGGCGATCCTATTGTAGAAGCTGATTTTGATTTTATTGAAAAAAACGCTGCCAGTACTGTTGTACCAATGGTTATAACGAATAGCTCAGAAGGTAAATATGATTTTGATTTCCATGCTGTAACAAAGGCGGAAGCAGGGAAAACCGAAGTCATTACAACTAATTTAAAATAA
- a CDS encoding copper homeostasis protein CutC: MLEVIVQNPRDAYLAEKYGANRMEVVSAISEGGLTPSYGAIKEIVRASKLPAMMMIRPHSFSFVYDEAAKIVMERDIELAKEVGVQGIVYGGITAGGDIDQALLEKVIEWKGDLDLTFHRALEATKDIEASYQVLRTYGKDIKQLLTSGGTASALDSLPRLKRWIQDSEKQPDSFRILVGSGVKPENIATFQATLNHSDYHVGSAAREANDFSKDILKERIDILQQQINKD, from the coding sequence ATGTTAGAAGTGATAGTTCAAAATCCAAGAGACGCTTACTTAGCGGAAAAATATGGCGCAAATAGAATGGAAGTAGTTTCAGCAATAAGCGAAGGCGGTTTGACTCCAAGTTATGGTGCTATTAAAGAAATCGTACGTGCCTCTAAGTTACCAGCAATGATGATGATTCGACCACATAGTTTTTCTTTTGTCTATGATGAGGCAGCTAAAATAGTCATGGAACGAGACATTGAGCTTGCAAAAGAAGTTGGAGTGCAAGGGATTGTTTATGGTGGTATTACAGCAGGCGGCGATATCGATCAAGCCCTTCTCGAAAAAGTAATAGAGTGGAAAGGTGATTTGGACCTAACTTTTCACCGGGCGCTAGAAGCAACTAAAGACATCGAAGCAAGTTATCAAGTTTTACGTACATACGGAAAAGACATCAAGCAATTATTAACTTCAGGCGGGACAGCGAGCGCACTTGATTCCTTGCCACGCTTAAAACGTTGGATTCAAGATAGCGAAAAACAACCAGATTCTTTCCGAATTTTAGTTGGAAGTGGCGTCAAACCAGAAAATATCGCGACCTTCCAAGCGACATTAAATCATAGCGACTACCATGTTGGAAGTGCAGCTAGAGAAGCCAATGATTTTTCCAAAGACATTTTAAAAGAAAGAATCGATATTTTACAGCAACAAATAAACAAAGATTGA
- a CDS encoding S1 RNA-binding domain-containing protein yields MNNYIGKSQVMTVKEIKDTGWLLEKDEVTVFLSKSNTHETELAVGAEVTVFIFVDYDREIAATTIIPKIQVGHYGWGTVTEVRKHLGVFVDIGIEKDVVVSLDDLPALPHLWPKKEDRMMIALRVDEENRVWGVLAEEEQFRAIAVRAEQDLFNQNVEGTIYRLLKVGSFVFTDDFYIGFIHESERTSEPRMGERVKARVIAVKPDGSLNLSLRGRAHEVLNDDAEMILTYLRSVGGEMPFGDKSDPDAIRAKFGISKAQFKRAIGTLLKARRITQENGVVTKITEETSD; encoded by the coding sequence GTGAATAACTATATTGGCAAAAGCCAAGTAATGACAGTAAAAGAAATCAAAGATACAGGATGGCTCCTTGAAAAAGACGAAGTAACTGTTTTTTTATCTAAATCAAATACGCATGAAACGGAACTTGCTGTTGGAGCAGAAGTAACCGTATTTATTTTTGTGGACTATGACCGTGAAATTGCAGCAACAACGATTATTCCGAAAATTCAAGTAGGACACTATGGTTGGGGAACAGTAACAGAAGTACGTAAACATCTAGGCGTTTTTGTCGATATCGGCATTGAAAAAGACGTTGTTGTCTCTTTAGATGATTTACCTGCATTACCCCATCTATGGCCTAAAAAAGAAGATCGTATGATGATTGCACTGCGTGTGGATGAAGAAAATCGTGTTTGGGGTGTTCTTGCAGAAGAAGAACAATTCCGCGCAATTGCCGTTCGCGCAGAACAAGATTTATTTAACCAAAATGTCGAAGGAACCATTTATCGTTTATTAAAAGTCGGTTCATTTGTTTTTACGGATGATTTTTATATTGGTTTTATTCATGAAAGTGAACGAACTTCGGAACCAAGAATGGGGGAACGTGTGAAGGCCCGTGTTATCGCTGTAAAACCAGACGGCTCTCTTAATTTATCGCTTCGTGGTAGAGCGCATGAAGTATTAAATGATGACGCGGAAATGATTTTAACTTATTTGCGAAGTGTTGGTGGAGAAATGCCATTCGGAGATAAATCAGATCCAGATGCCATTCGTGCCAAATTTGGTATAAGTAAAGCTCAATTCAAGCGTGCGATTGGCACACTTTTAAAAGCGAGACGTATCACACAAGAAAATGGTGTTGTTACAAAAATTACGGAAGAAACATCCGACTAA
- the liaF gene encoding cell wall-active antibiotics response protein LiaF, translated as MKKMESSVVFVFLIAIIVGVGLEMLFQWELLILFALGIFFIFTSRKASATKKSARNSLFIGIVFIIIAVLLTTTFKVGLVVAGIYAIIHYISRKRAPQLLMLKTREPDSKIDRTDKFIRNQWFGNQRILDVVYEWDDINIQTGIGDTILDLGNTVLPTGESVIMIRSVSGKIRILVPFDIGICIEHSAIFGNIQYDKESTSIQNNSIKVYSDNYESSARKVKIMTSVIFGDLEVIRL; from the coding sequence TTGAAAAAAATGGAAAGCTCGGTTGTTTTTGTATTTTTAATTGCGATTATTGTTGGTGTGGGACTGGAGATGTTATTCCAGTGGGAGTTGCTTATTTTATTTGCACTCGGAATATTTTTTATCTTTACATCAAGAAAAGCAAGCGCAACAAAGAAAAGTGCAAGAAACTCATTATTTATTGGAATCGTATTTATCATTATCGCCGTGTTACTTACAACCACTTTTAAAGTTGGGCTTGTTGTTGCAGGTATTTACGCGATCATTCACTATATTAGTCGGAAGCGGGCACCCCAATTATTAATGCTCAAAACGAGAGAACCGGATAGCAAGATTGATCGTACGGATAAGTTTATTCGTAATCAGTGGTTCGGTAACCAGCGCATACTCGACGTAGTGTATGAATGGGACGATATCAATATCCAAACGGGGATTGGTGATACGATTCTCGATTTAGGGAACACGGTTTTACCCACTGGCGAAAGTGTCATTATGATTCGTAGCGTTTCGGGGAAAATCCGGATATTGGTTCCTTTTGATATTGGTATTTGCATTGAGCATTCCGCAATCTTCGGAAACATCCAATATGATAAAGAAAGCACCTCTATTCAAAATAATAGCATCAAGGTCTACTCAGATAATTATGAAAGTTCCGCACGAAAAGTGAAAATCATGACTTCTGTAATCTTCGGAGATTTAGAGGTGATTAGGCTATGA
- a CDS encoding sensor histidine kinase, translating into MSFSKLMMAVCSGLLLVATAIGTVGYYFFSEGSWYKILIEQKIFYIPFVVFVPLTAISIGLIIGGLIGYFVKQKFESIDFSIRLLGQGDLEKKITSEEDENFLEVQQVYKQIDRLRDKMKAQTILTQKLASDRAESTGQTKEAILSEERHRIARELHDSVSQQLFAAMMLLSALNEQSEKSATPAMQKQLKMVESIVNESQSEMRALLLHLRPTQLEGKSLKTGIEQLLKELTTKLPIEVEWQIEDISLQKGIEDHLFRIVQELLSNTLRHSKAKLLEVRLVTMDNLAVMKVVDDGVGFDMDNVRQGSYGLQNMRERVAEFGGTIKIISFPGRGTSVEIKIPLVAKKDVESE; encoded by the coding sequence ATGAGTTTTTCGAAACTGATGATGGCTGTTTGCTCAGGTTTACTGCTTGTTGCAACAGCTATCGGTACGGTCGGTTACTATTTTTTTAGTGAAGGCTCTTGGTATAAAATTCTCATCGAACAAAAAATCTTTTACATTCCCTTTGTGGTTTTCGTTCCGCTTACTGCCATTTCGATTGGTTTAATTATTGGCGGTCTGATCGGTTATTTTGTTAAACAAAAATTTGAATCAATTGACTTCTCGATTCGATTGCTTGGACAAGGTGATTTGGAGAAAAAGATTACGAGTGAAGAAGACGAGAACTTTTTAGAAGTGCAGCAAGTATACAAGCAAATCGACCGCTTACGTGATAAAATGAAAGCACAAACGATTTTGACGCAAAAACTTGCAAGCGACCGTGCTGAATCAACTGGCCAAACGAAAGAAGCTATTTTGTCAGAAGAGAGACACCGGATTGCTAGAGAATTACACGATTCAGTGAGCCAACAGCTTTTTGCAGCAATGATGCTTTTATCAGCCTTGAATGAACAGAGTGAAAAAAGCGCGACACCGGCGATGCAAAAACAACTAAAAATGGTTGAATCTATCGTAAATGAATCCCAATCAGAGATGCGTGCGCTTTTACTTCATCTGCGTCCAACGCAACTCGAGGGTAAATCATTAAAAACTGGTATCGAGCAATTATTAAAAGAATTAACAACCAAATTGCCAATCGAAGTAGAATGGCAAATCGAGGATATTAGTTTGCAAAAAGGCATTGAGGATCATTTATTCCGTATTGTTCAAGAATTACTTTCCAATACATTACGACATTCTAAAGCTAAATTATTAGAAGTACGCTTAGTCACGATGGATAATTTAGCGGTGATGAAAGTAGTAGATGACGGCGTTGGGTTTGATATGGATAATGTTCGACAAGGCTCTTATGGATTACAAAATATGCGAGAACGAGTTGCCGAATTCGGCGGCACCATCAAAATAATTAGTTTCCCAGGAAGAGGAACTAGTGTAGAAATAAAAATCCCACTTGTTGCGAAAAAGGACGTGGAAAGCGAATGA
- a CDS encoding response regulator, producing MIKVLLVDDHEMVRIGVSAYLSVQDDMEVVGEAENGREGADMALELRPDIILMDLVMDEMDGIEATKEIMQNWKEAKIIIVTSFIDDEKVYPALEAGASSYMLKTSTASEIADAIRATYGGDSVLEPEVTGKMMQRLTAKPEKNLHDDLTNRENEILLLIAEGKSNQEIADELFITLKTVKTHVSNILSKLDVQDRTQAAIYAFKHDLVEKK from the coding sequence ATGATAAAAGTATTACTTGTAGATGATCATGAAATGGTACGTATAGGTGTCTCAGCTTATCTTTCTGTGCAAGATGACATGGAAGTAGTTGGCGAGGCAGAGAACGGTCGTGAAGGGGCTGATATGGCTCTAGAACTACGCCCGGATATCATCTTAATGGATTTAGTTATGGATGAAATGGACGGCATCGAAGCCACAAAAGAAATTATGCAAAACTGGAAAGAAGCAAAAATCATTATCGTTACAAGTTTTATTGATGATGAAAAAGTATACCCGGCACTTGAAGCTGGAGCGAGCAGTTATATGCTTAAAACTTCGACAGCGAGCGAAATTGCAGATGCGATTCGAGCTACATACGGCGGAGACTCTGTCCTTGAACCAGAAGTAACTGGCAAAATGATGCAACGGCTAACAGCTAAACCAGAAAAAAACTTACATGATGATTTAACGAATCGTGAAAATGAAATCTTACTTTTAATCGCAGAAGGTAAATCTAATCAAGAAATTGCGGATGAACTTTTTATCACTTTAAAAACGGTGAAGACGCATGTAAGTAACATTTTATCGAAATTAGACGTGCAAGATCGTACGCAAGCAGCAATCTATGCATTTAAACATGACCTAGTAGAAAAAAAGTAG
- a CDS encoding potassium channel family protein, which yields MKEGFAVIGLGRFGGSICRSLVEQGMEVLAIDSDEERVNEYMSIATHAVIANSTDENALRQLGIRNFEHVIVAIGEDIQSSILTTLILKEMGVKYVTAKATNDKHAKLLDKIGADRVVHPERDMGRRIAHYIVSKNMLDYLELSDEYSLVEISVSDPRFLGKSLVDLDFRNSFGVNIVGIKKDKQMIITPEANDVLHEGDILIVIGSDDDIERLQEKIQ from the coding sequence ATGAAAGAAGGATTTGCAGTCATCGGTCTTGGGCGATTTGGTGGGAGTATTTGTCGTTCACTTGTTGAGCAAGGAATGGAAGTACTTGCGATTGATTCGGATGAAGAGCGCGTCAATGAATATATGTCCATTGCGACCCATGCAGTTATCGCTAATTCAACGGATGAAAATGCGCTACGCCAACTAGGTATTCGTAACTTTGAGCATGTTATCGTTGCGATAGGTGAAGATATACAGTCGAGTATCTTAACAACACTTATTTTAAAAGAAATGGGCGTGAAATACGTTACCGCAAAAGCGACAAATGATAAGCATGCCAAATTGCTTGATAAAATCGGAGCAGACCGGGTTGTCCACCCTGAGCGAGACATGGGACGACGTATTGCGCATTATATCGTATCGAAAAACATGCTAGATTATCTTGAACTATCCGATGAATATAGTCTAGTCGAAATCTCTGTATCTGATCCACGTTTCCTTGGGAAGAGCCTAGTTGATTTAGATTTCCGTAACTCTTTTGGTGTCAATATTGTCGGTATTAAAAAAGATAAACAAATGATTATTACTCCTGAAGCCAATGATGTTCTACATGAAGGAGATATTCTAATCGTTATCGGTTCGGATGATGACATTGAACGACTACAAGAAAAAATTCAATAA
- a CDS encoding FUSC family protein: MKKISMRERFALDSRVAKVLISITIAVILFPVMGDWIVYPTYVFNAIYITAQMSKGDTYKSSIERIIGTIVGGLLAAFVYLLVPNHHYIMIPIGAALAVMLSYLFTKKFTMVIVVITVMVLVGKGDGEPIVFLRDRLFDTMIGLVIGFVVYALYPRKKNKKLNQVFISQEKAVLERIKEIDINSEDAKSLAPKIKGLWKQLIDLRKTREQIITDSSFVASLTSDEPMLHFTHLVEQAINNIEILYHVTLEKESEPDYEVVFAYHQQACAKVITEMDALITKHK, translated from the coding sequence ATGAAAAAGATTTCTATGAGAGAACGTTTCGCTCTTGATTCTCGAGTTGCTAAAGTGCTTATTAGTATTACAATAGCAGTGATTTTATTCCCGGTTATGGGTGATTGGATTGTGTATCCAACATATGTATTTAATGCTATTTATATTACCGCGCAAATGAGTAAGGGTGATACATATAAATCAAGCATCGAGCGGATTATCGGTACTATTGTAGGTGGACTACTTGCAGCCTTTGTATACTTACTAGTCCCCAACCATCATTATATTATGATTCCGATTGGTGCAGCGCTTGCAGTTATGCTAAGTTATCTATTTACTAAAAAATTCACGATGGTTATTGTTGTTATTACAGTAATGGTACTTGTCGGAAAAGGCGACGGAGAGCCGATAGTCTTTTTAAGAGACCGACTATTTGATACGATGATTGGACTTGTGATTGGTTTTGTCGTCTATGCTCTCTACCCACGTAAGAAAAACAAAAAATTAAATCAAGTGTTTATTTCTCAGGAAAAAGCAGTATTAGAAAGAATAAAAGAAATTGATATAAATAGTGAAGATGCGAAATCTCTAGCTCCCAAAATAAAAGGTTTGTGGAAGCAGTTAATAGATTTAAGAAAAACGCGCGAACAAATTATTACAGACAGCAGTTTTGTTGCGAGTTTGACTTCGGATGAACCAATGCTTCATTTTACTCATTTAGTAGAGCAAGCAATTAATAATATTGAAATTTTATATCATGTGACGCTTGAAAAAGAGTCTGAACCTGATTATGAAGTTGTATTTGCTTATCATCAACAAGCTTGCGCTAAAGTAATTACAGAGATGGATGCACTTATTACGAAACATAAATAA